In a single window of the Abyssibacter profundi genome:
- a CDS encoding pyridoxal phosphate-dependent aminotransferase, protein MKLSDRVQRIKPSPTLAVTARAAELRRQGKDIIGLGAGEPDFPTPAHVRAAGKSAIDDGFTRYTAVGGTPELKDAICAKFQRDNALSYTPEQILVSCGGKQSFFNLCQAMIDDGDEVIIPAPYWVSYPDMVLLAGGKPVVIETGMDAAFKITPEQLEAAITPKTRLIVLNSPSNPSGKAYTQAELAALGQVLLKHPDVFVATDDMYEHILWTDDAFANILNATPELYERCIVLNGVSKAYAMTGWRIGYAAGPAALIKAMSKIQSQSTSNPTSISQKASEAALNGDQDCVKEMLVAFKQRHDAVVAGLNALPGVSCLESDGTFYAFPDMSGLIDALPEVDNDLQLGEYLIEQAGVALVPGTAFGTPGHMRLSFATDLPTLERALERLSQVANR, encoded by the coding sequence TTGAAACTGTCCGACCGCGTACAACGCATCAAGCCCTCCCCGACCCTGGCCGTGACCGCTCGTGCGGCCGAACTGCGTCGCCAGGGCAAGGACATTATTGGACTGGGGGCCGGAGAGCCGGATTTCCCGACGCCGGCCCATGTGCGTGCGGCGGGCAAGAGCGCCATTGATGACGGTTTTACCCGCTATACCGCGGTCGGCGGTACGCCCGAACTCAAAGACGCCATCTGCGCCAAGTTTCAACGGGACAACGCGCTGAGTTACACCCCGGAACAAATCCTGGTGTCCTGCGGCGGCAAGCAGAGCTTCTTCAACCTCTGCCAGGCCATGATCGATGACGGTGACGAAGTCATCATTCCCGCGCCCTACTGGGTCAGCTACCCCGACATGGTCCTGCTCGCCGGCGGCAAGCCGGTGGTCATCGAAACCGGCATGGATGCCGCATTCAAGATCACGCCGGAGCAGCTGGAAGCCGCGATCACGCCCAAGACACGGCTCATCGTGCTCAACAGCCCATCCAACCCCAGCGGCAAGGCCTATACCCAGGCCGAGCTGGCTGCGCTGGGCCAGGTGCTGCTCAAGCATCCCGACGTGTTTGTCGCCACCGACGACATGTATGAACACATTCTGTGGACCGACGACGCGTTCGCGAACATTCTCAACGCAACGCCCGAGCTCTACGAGCGCTGCATTGTGCTCAACGGCGTGTCCAAAGCCTATGCCATGACGGGCTGGCGCATCGGCTACGCAGCCGGCCCGGCTGCGCTGATCAAGGCCATGAGCAAAATCCAGTCGCAAAGCACCTCGAACCCCACGTCGATCTCGCAAAAGGCGTCAGAAGCCGCACTTAACGGCGATCAGGATTGCGTCAAAGAAATGCTGGTCGCCTTCAAGCAGCGCCACGATGCGGTGGTCGCAGGCCTCAACGCCCTGCCCGGCGTCAGCTGCCTGGAATCGGACGGCACCTTCTACGCGTTTCCGGACATGAGTGGCCTGATCGACGCCCTACCCGAAGTCGATAACGACCTACAACTGGGCGAGTACCTGATCGAACAGGCCGGCGTGGCCCTCGTGCCCGGCACCGCATTCGGCACACCCGGCCACATGCGGCTGTCCTTCGCCACCGACCTGCCCACCCTGGAACGCGCGCTGGAACGTCTGAGCCAGGTCGCCAACCGCTGA
- the vapC gene encoding type II toxin-antitoxin system tRNA(fMet)-specific endonuclease VapC → MLKYLLDTNICIYTIKNRPDSVRKTFIEHDGQMCVSTITQMELIYGAEKSAAVARNLKDVEGFLARLAIKDFDSSAAAHTGQIRAELAKAGTPIGPYDQMIAGHARSLGLIVVTNNVSEFSRVPGIRVENWTG, encoded by the coding sequence GTGCTCAAGTATCTCCTGGATACCAACATTTGCATCTATACGATCAAGAATCGTCCAGATTCCGTTCGCAAGACCTTCATCGAGCATGACGGGCAGATGTGCGTTTCTACCATCACGCAGATGGAGCTGATCTACGGCGCAGAGAAGTCAGCTGCGGTCGCCCGAAACCTGAAAGATGTAGAGGGTTTCCTAGCCCGACTCGCGATCAAGGATTTCGACTCTTCTGCCGCTGCACACACCGGACAAATCCGGGCAGAACTCGCCAAAGCCGGCACGCCCATAGGCCCATACGATCAAATGATCGCTGGTCATGCCCGTTCACTAGGGCTGATCGTGGTCACGAACAACGTCTCGGAGTTCTCAAGAGTGCCGGGGATTCGCGTTGAGAATTGGACTGGATAG
- a CDS encoding ATPase domain-containing protein, whose protein sequence is MTTTHTTGNANLDRVLGGGLAAGSAMVIAGAPGTGKTVLAQQIAFASATQQAPAVYVTSLSESQVKLVRHLEGFTFFDKAALDNRVRYQDVSEFLDKAPDDGDAIGSIVDQITRMALQERPAVLVIDSAKALRDHGDAASFRTYMHRLVSRLSFSDTVLILVGEYVGDDLTKGAEFAVADAIIELSLEHSGWQDQRSLRVHKMRGRRYLAGRHAYEITESGACVYPRIESVVDRSTDQTSGRVSVGVPGIDQLAGGGLPRGDVTLVTGPSGAGKTVMSLQFVREGLRQGERCVYVALEETASAIRDKARAFGWSEIEEGLASGRLVIREEPIVELVTDRLANQISQDLAAKPDRFVFDSMGELATLAKQQQRYPGLIWSLAQHARSSGASVLFTLETTAMGSQHSVDALSHLFQNVIVMRYMADHSEIRRALLVLKMRDSAHAKGMIRFDVTESGMVADTKELTSVEGLLGWGALSGHRQQ, encoded by the coding sequence ATGACAACAACCCATACCACCGGCAACGCGAATCTGGACCGGGTGCTCGGAGGCGGCTTGGCCGCTGGCAGCGCCATGGTCATCGCGGGTGCCCCCGGCACCGGCAAGACCGTCCTCGCGCAGCAAATCGCGTTCGCCAGTGCGACCCAGCAGGCGCCGGCTGTGTACGTCACCAGCCTGTCTGAATCGCAGGTCAAGCTGGTGCGACATCTGGAAGGCTTCACCTTCTTCGACAAGGCAGCCCTGGACAACCGCGTGCGTTACCAGGATGTCTCGGAGTTTCTGGACAAGGCGCCGGATGACGGCGACGCCATCGGCTCGATCGTCGATCAGATCACCCGCATGGCTTTGCAGGAGCGCCCCGCCGTGCTGGTGATCGACTCCGCCAAGGCCCTACGCGACCACGGTGACGCCGCTTCTTTTCGCACCTATATGCACCGACTGGTCAGCCGTCTGTCCTTTAGCGACACGGTCCTCATTCTGGTGGGCGAGTACGTCGGAGACGACCTGACCAAAGGCGCCGAGTTTGCAGTGGCCGATGCCATTATCGAACTCAGTCTGGAGCACAGCGGCTGGCAGGATCAGCGCAGCCTGCGGGTCCACAAGATGCGTGGCCGCCGCTATCTCGCTGGCCGACATGCCTACGAAATCACCGAGTCCGGTGCCTGTGTCTATCCCCGCATCGAAAGCGTCGTGGACCGCAGCACGGACCAGACATCGGGACGGGTCTCCGTTGGCGTGCCCGGCATCGACCAACTCGCAGGCGGTGGCCTGCCTCGTGGCGATGTGACGCTGGTGACTGGCCCCTCCGGCGCCGGCAAAACCGTCATGAGCCTGCAGTTCGTCCGCGAGGGCCTGCGCCAGGGTGAGCGATGCGTTTACGTGGCACTGGAAGAGACGGCATCAGCCATTCGGGACAAGGCCCGGGCGTTTGGCTGGAGCGAGATCGAGGAGGGGCTGGCATCGGGACGGCTGGTCATCCGCGAGGAGCCCATCGTCGAACTGGTTACCGACCGGCTCGCAAACCAGATTTCGCAGGATCTGGCAGCGAAGCCGGACCGCTTCGTCTTCGATTCCATGGGCGAACTGGCAACGCTTGCCAAACAGCAACAACGCTACCCCGGCCTGATCTGGTCGCTGGCGCAGCACGCGCGCTCGTCGGGCGCCTCGGTGTTGTTCACGCTGGAAACCACCGCCATGGGCTCGCAACATAGCGTGGATGCACTCAGTCACCTGTTCCAAAATGTCATCGTCATGCGCTACATGGCTGATCACTCGGAAATCCGTCGGGCCTTGCTCGTGCTGAAGATGCGGGATTCCGCACACGCCAAGGGCATGATCCGCTTCGACGTCACCGAATCCGGCATGGTCGCGGACACCAAGGAACTCACGTCCGTCGAAGGCCTGCTGGGCTGGGGGGCGCTCAGTGGTCATCGTCAGCAATGA
- a CDS encoding efflux RND transporter periplasmic adaptor subunit: MRLSLSTAAMVSTVDSLRGTSGQDRMLAPRRRGAGRIAALLVGLMLLGLAAWLLPRLWTLWSAEQSVSLSRLSVAAAERGRFERDIAADGRVVAAVSPTLHAPAAGVVRLDVQAGDAVAVDTVLGVVDSPELRSELAREKARLQALTADYGRARLAVRQQELRAEEALQQARVDRDAAATEHARMARAFELGVMPEIERMRTEAALKKAEFALHRARSDRDLQREGQDLDVEAKRLARDAQGLIVEELQRQVDLLTLRSPVAGQVGQLLVSDRGFAAKDAPLMTVVDLSALEVELDVPEAFARDLLPGMPATIRGNQQQFDGEVSAVSPEVVRGRVTARVRFLGSVPEGLRQNQRLSVRVLLDARDDVLTVPRGPFLEAGGGRVAYVVNGQVAERRIIRTGAVSLDRVELLDGVTEGERLVISGTDSFDDAQRVVISR, encoded by the coding sequence ATGCGTTTATCTCTGAGCACGGCAGCCATGGTTTCGACAGTCGACAGCCTGCGTGGCACCAGTGGTCAGGACCGGATGCTGGCACCCCGGCGGCGGGGCGCAGGCCGCATCGCAGCCCTCCTGGTGGGGTTGATGCTGCTCGGCCTGGCCGCTTGGTTGCTGCCGCGACTCTGGACACTATGGTCCGCCGAGCAGTCGGTTTCACTCAGCCGGCTGTCAGTCGCCGCGGCAGAGCGGGGGCGTTTTGAACGGGACATTGCTGCAGATGGCCGGGTGGTTGCGGCCGTCAGTCCCACCTTGCATGCCCCGGCCGCCGGCGTGGTCCGGCTGGATGTTCAGGCCGGCGATGCCGTGGCGGTCGATACGGTTCTCGGGGTGGTGGACAGCCCCGAACTGCGTAGCGAACTGGCGCGGGAGAAAGCCCGCTTGCAAGCCCTGACGGCCGATTACGGGCGCGCGCGCCTGGCGGTACGCCAGCAGGAATTACGTGCTGAGGAGGCGTTGCAGCAGGCCCGGGTAGATCGGGACGCCGCCGCCACCGAGCATGCGCGCATGGCCCGCGCCTTCGAGCTGGGCGTCATGCCTGAGATTGAGCGTATGCGCACAGAGGCGGCGCTCAAAAAAGCTGAATTCGCGCTCCACCGTGCTCGCTCGGACCGGGATCTGCAGCGCGAGGGGCAGGATCTGGATGTCGAGGCCAAGCGCTTGGCTCGTGACGCCCAGGGCTTGATTGTTGAGGAACTGCAACGCCAGGTGGATTTGCTGACGCTGCGCTCGCCCGTGGCCGGTCAGGTGGGGCAGCTGCTGGTCAGTGATCGCGGCTTTGCGGCCAAAGATGCGCCGCTGATGACGGTGGTGGACCTCAGCGCGCTGGAAGTGGAACTGGATGTTCCGGAAGCCTTTGCGCGGGATTTGCTGCCGGGAATGCCCGCGACGATTCGCGGCAACCAGCAGCAGTTCGACGGCGAGGTCAGCGCCGTGTCGCCAGAGGTGGTCCGGGGGCGGGTGACCGCGCGGGTGCGGTTCCTCGGTTCCGTGCCCGAGGGCTTACGACAGAATCAGCGTTTGTCGGTTCGCGTGCTACTGGATGCCCGCGATGACGTGTTAACCGTGCCCAGAGGGCCGTTTCTCGAGGCCGGCGGTGGGCGCGTGGCCTATGTGGTGAACGGCCAGGTGGCCGAGCGCCGAATCATTCGTACCGGTGCGGTCAGTCTTGATCGTGTCGAACTACTGGACGGAGTCACCGAGGGCGAGCGCCTGGTGATCTCCGGAACCGATTCTTTTGACGATGCCCAGCGCGTCGTGATCAGCCGATAA
- a CDS encoding PH domain-containing protein, whose product MDESNKILSNPAISPRAIRYHLLTMSLALLCTVAGIVLIPLMLPIMRWYYSRYFKTLNVVLTTRELQVDRGLWNREEKSIPLEKITDLATFQGPVMRYMNLKGLRVETAGQSGSGGALVRLIGLEDTEAFRALALRQRDRVTEASAPAPAPEADAATPLLTEIRDTLIRIERRLGEPTKD is encoded by the coding sequence ATGGACGAATCCAACAAGATTCTCAGCAACCCCGCCATTTCGCCACGCGCGATTCGCTACCACTTGCTCACGATGTCGCTGGCACTGCTTTGCACGGTGGCCGGGATCGTGCTGATCCCGCTCATGCTGCCCATCATGCGCTGGTACTACAGCCGCTATTTCAAAACGCTGAATGTGGTGCTGACCACGCGCGAACTACAGGTAGACCGGGGACTCTGGAACCGGGAGGAGAAAAGCATCCCGCTGGAGAAGATCACCGATCTTGCGACCTTCCAGGGGCCAGTGATGCGCTACATGAATCTCAAGGGTCTGCGGGTCGAAACCGCCGGCCAAAGCGGCAGCGGAGGCGCGCTGGTTCGCCTGATCGGCCTGGAAGACACCGAGGCCTTTCGCGCACTGGCGCTACGCCAGCGTGACCGGGTCACCGAAGCGTCGGCCCCTGCGCCCGCCCCAGAAGCCGATGCCGCCACGCCCCTGCTCACCGAGATCCGTGACACGCTCATCCGCATCGAACGACGCCTGGGCGAGCCGACCAAGGACTGA
- the uvrB gene encoding excinuclease ABC subunit UvrB → MARPVPAQHSVTDRFEIKADWAPAGDQPTAIARMVEGIEDGLSHQTLLGVTGSGKTYAIANVIQQLQRPTIVMAPNKTLAGQLYGEFREFFPNNAVEYFVSYYDYYQPEAYVPSSDTFIEKDSSINDHIEQMRLSATKALMERRDTIIVASVSSIYGLGDPESYFKMVLHLDRGDRLDQRELLRRLASMQYTRNDMELKRGTYRVRGDVIDVHPAETDDEALRIELFDDEIDSLSLFDPLTGEVTAKVPRYTVFPKTHYVTPREQMVKLMDQVKVELKDRLAQLREAGKLLEAQRLEQRTTFDLEMIQELGYCNGIENYSRYISGRAPGEPPPCLFDYLPPDSLLVIDESHVTIPQIGAMYKGDRSRKETLVEYGFRLPSALDNRPLKFEEFERLAPQAIFVSATPGNYEADHAGQVVEQVVRPTGLVDPEVEIRPVRTQVDDLLSEVQARAERDERVLVTTLTKRMSEDLTDYLHEHGVRVRYLHSDIDTVERAEILRDLRLGAFDCLVGINLLREGLDLPEVSLVAILDADKEGFLRSDRSLIQTIGRAARNLNGKAILYADEITQSMRRALDETERRRAKQLAHNKAHGITPQGIRKAVADVMRAGYESVSGDAALQKVAEKQAAYDARDPAALAKRIKRVEKEMYEAAANLEFEAAARKRDELGRLKEALTGAA, encoded by the coding sequence ATGGCGCGCCCAGTTCCCGCGCAGCATTCCGTGACGGATCGATTCGAAATCAAGGCCGATTGGGCGCCTGCTGGCGACCAGCCCACCGCCATCGCCCGGATGGTGGAAGGGATTGAAGATGGGCTCTCCCACCAGACCCTGCTCGGCGTGACCGGCTCCGGCAAGACCTACGCCATCGCCAATGTCATTCAGCAGCTACAACGGCCCACGATTGTCATGGCGCCGAACAAGACGCTGGCTGGTCAGCTGTACGGTGAGTTCCGCGAGTTTTTCCCGAACAATGCCGTGGAATATTTCGTCAGCTACTACGATTACTACCAGCCCGAGGCTTATGTGCCGTCGTCGGATACCTTCATCGAGAAGGATTCCAGCATTAACGACCACATCGAGCAGATGCGGCTCTCCGCCACCAAGGCGTTGATGGAGCGACGCGACACCATCATCGTGGCCTCGGTGTCCTCGATTTATGGTCTGGGTGATCCTGAGAGCTACTTCAAGATGGTGCTGCACCTGGATCGCGGCGACCGCCTGGACCAGCGCGAGCTGCTACGCCGGCTCGCGTCCATGCAGTACACCCGCAATGACATGGAGCTCAAACGCGGCACCTACCGCGTGCGCGGTGATGTCATCGACGTGCATCCGGCAGAAACCGACGACGAGGCCCTGCGCATCGAGCTGTTCGATGATGAGATCGACAGCCTGTCGCTGTTCGACCCGCTCACCGGCGAGGTCACGGCCAAGGTGCCGCGCTATACGGTGTTCCCGAAGACGCATTACGTCACGCCGCGCGAGCAGATGGTCAAGCTCATGGATCAGGTCAAGGTCGAGCTCAAGGACCGGCTGGCGCAACTGCGCGAGGCTGGCAAGCTGCTGGAAGCCCAGCGGCTGGAGCAGCGAACCACCTTCGATCTGGAGATGATCCAGGAGCTGGGCTATTGCAACGGGATCGAGAACTACTCGCGCTATATCTCGGGTCGGGCACCGGGCGAGCCACCGCCGTGCCTATTCGATTATCTGCCGCCGGATTCGCTGCTGGTCATCGATGAATCGCATGTCACGATTCCCCAGATCGGGGCCATGTACAAGGGAGATCGGTCGCGCAAGGAAACCTTGGTGGAGTACGGCTTTCGCCTTCCATCGGCGTTGGATAACCGGCCGTTGAAGTTCGAGGAGTTCGAGCGCCTGGCGCCCCAGGCCATTTTCGTTTCGGCCACGCCGGGTAACTACGAGGCCGACCATGCCGGGCAGGTGGTCGAGCAGGTGGTGCGCCCCACCGGGCTGGTCGATCCCGAGGTCGAAATCCGCCCGGTGCGCACCCAGGTCGATGACCTGCTCAGCGAGGTGCAGGCCCGGGCCGAGCGTGACGAGCGCGTGCTGGTGACGACGCTGACCAAGCGGATGTCCGAGGACCTCACCGACTATCTGCACGAGCATGGCGTTCGGGTGCGTTACCTGCACTCGGATATCGACACGGTGGAACGCGCCGAGATTCTGCGCGACCTGCGTCTGGGCGCGTTTGACTGTCTGGTCGGTATCAACCTGCTGCGCGAGGGGCTGGATTTACCCGAAGTGTCGCTGGTGGCGATTCTGGACGCCGACAAGGAGGGTTTCCTGCGTTCGGATCGGTCGCTGATCCAGACCATTGGCCGCGCGGCGCGCAACCTCAATGGCAAGGCGATTCTCTACGCGGACGAGATCACCCAGTCCATGAGACGCGCGCTGGATGAAACGGAACGCCGACGCGCCAAACAGCTGGCTCATAACAAGGCGCATGGCATCACGCCGCAGGGCATTCGTAAGGCCGTGGCCGACGTCATGCGCGCGGGCTACGAGTCGGTGTCGGGCGATGCCGCGCTACAGAAGGTGGCCGAAAAACAGGCCGCCTACGATGCGCGAGACCCGGCGGCGCTGGCCAAGCGCATCAAGCGCGTCGAGAAGGAGATGTACGAAGCCGCCGCCAATCTGGAGTTCGAGGCGGCGGCGCGTAAGCGGGACGAGCTGGGTCGGCTCAAAGAGGCCCTGACCGGGGCGGCCTGA
- a CDS encoding response regulator, translated as MSVLVVDDEESVRFICEIVLGSAGIPVITASSADDALEILDTEAERITLVISDYHMPGTRGDELVEQIVARYPDLPTLLWSTVENRERGIALKDPMAKEFPQRVQTLAS; from the coding sequence ATGAGTGTGTTGGTGGTCGATGACGAAGAATCGGTGCGATTCATCTGCGAAATCGTGCTGGGCTCAGCCGGCATTCCGGTGATTACGGCCAGCAGCGCCGACGACGCACTGGAAATACTCGACACTGAAGCCGAACGCATCACGTTGGTCATCTCCGACTATCACATGCCGGGGACCCGCGGCGACGAGCTGGTCGAGCAGATTGTGGCCCGCTACCCGGACCTGCCCACCCTACTGTGGTCGACGGTGGAGAACCGTGAGCGCGGCATTGCGCTCAAGGACCCGATGGCCAAGGAGTTCCCGCAGCGGGTCCAGACGCTGGCGTCCTGA
- the vapB gene encoding type II toxin-antitoxin system VapB family antitoxin — protein MERGGVFKSNTSQAVRLPKAVALPESVKQVDIVPMGRSRLISPAGESWDSWFSSEGVTADFMQSRDQPNDQEREGF, from the coding sequence ATGGAAAGAGGTGGCGTTTTTAAGAGCAACACAAGCCAGGCCGTACGCCTGCCGAAGGCTGTTGCTCTGCCGGAATCAGTGAAACAAGTTGATATTGTGCCTATGGGCAGATCCCGCCTTATCTCACCAGCTGGTGAATCTTGGGACAGCTGGTTTTCTTCCGAGGGCGTGACGGCTGATTTCATGCAATCCCGTGATCAACCGAATGATCAAGAGCGGGAAGGTTTCTAG
- a CDS encoding CcdB family protein, producing the protein MARFDIFRNEGGSGYLLDVQADLLSGLNTRVVVPLLPKSAAPSPAQRLNPMFEVEGQELMMATQFMAAIPESELRVGIGSLAEQQHEISAALDMLFLGF; encoded by the coding sequence ATGGCTCGTTTCGATATCTTCCGAAACGAAGGCGGTTCGGGTTATCTGCTCGATGTTCAGGCCGATCTTCTCAGTGGTTTAAACACTCGAGTTGTTGTGCCTTTGCTGCCTAAATCTGCTGCACCCTCTCCAGCCCAACGGCTGAACCCAATGTTCGAGGTCGAGGGGCAGGAACTCATGATGGCCACACAATTCATGGCTGCCATCCCAGAAAGTGAGCTGCGTGTTGGCATCGGTAGTCTTGCCGAGCAGCAGCACGAAATTTCGGCGGCGCTGGATATGCTGTTCTTGGGCTTTTGA
- a CDS encoding DUF3024 domain-containing protein, with translation MALDELTQRRVQAEVAAYIEAKRPPAHIRPQLDIQFKLENQSIIIFEVRPHWQKVGEILRNEVAKASYIKTRNVWKIFWMRADLKWHGYEPHLYSETVKEFLEIVEEDEYACFWG, from the coding sequence GTGGCGCTTGATGAGTTAACCCAGCGCAGAGTTCAAGCAGAGGTTGCTGCCTACATCGAGGCAAAGCGGCCTCCTGCACATATTCGGCCGCAACTTGATATTCAGTTCAAGCTTGAGAATCAAAGCATCATCATCTTCGAAGTCCGCCCACATTGGCAGAAGGTAGGCGAAATTCTCAGGAACGAGGTTGCGAAGGCCTCGTACATCAAGACGAGAAATGTCTGGAAGATTTTCTGGATGAGGGCAGATTTGAAGTGGCACGGTTACGAGCCACATCTGTATTCTGAAACAGTCAAAGAATTTCTCGAGATCGTTGAAGAAGATGAATACGCCTGCTTCTGGGGATAG
- a CDS encoding PKD domain-containing protein: MPPVGLAGLFMLTALVCGVAVAQPLPPDRPDFPSLTLDGPLSGQAAVLALGDDLAAVAAYYRMPADVLAALLQNDPTARIDGGGRIYFVEDGLHQPLAASTAASSQTTGALDRSRTFNLSSLPGSNRSIYLDFDGHSITGEEWNNGARINAGPWDIDGRPGQFSDQEHRIIQAVWQRVAEDFAPFDVNVTTREPVESDLIRDSRNDGRFGMRVVITPNTFYDCDCGGVAYLSVFDYFGSNPGRYQPAWVFNSSEETIAEAVSHEAGHTLGLRHDGVDSDPYYRGHGSGATSWAPIMGISYGQAVTQWSRGEYAGANNTQDDIATMPDNGAALRLDDAGDGPNTANRLQVRLSGGTQRVEHTGTITRDEDTDWLMFVAGAGPAGFTIEPGPIRPNLDVRLQLIDSDGVMLADASPRDRLGASLAVELGGGTYYLVVDGVGTGNPTVAYSDYGSIGAYRITGSYPDTDAQPPVARFTTSPEQGGTPQWVSTDASDSQDPDGRIVDYRWDFGDGRIAEGPQAYCTYSQPGTYMISLTVRDNDGLGDALRKAVTITATPSVSTVGAPVTAATEGDPLNQCMPGEQSEQSGNTNGRTNSTPQGNQDDPVASDDDPAVAPDAPSSAGSGAVAPWTLLLLLMLTAGRYHSRFHAAFRFLPIG, from the coding sequence ATGCCCCCGGTCGGTCTGGCGGGGCTGTTCATGCTGACCGCTCTGGTCTGCGGCGTCGCCGTCGCCCAGCCGCTGCCCCCGGACAGGCCAGATTTCCCGTCGCTGACGCTCGACGGTCCCCTGTCGGGTCAGGCTGCCGTGCTGGCGCTGGGCGATGACCTGGCAGCAGTGGCAGCGTATTACCGGATGCCTGCAGATGTGCTGGCAGCACTCCTCCAGAACGATCCGACCGCCCGCATTGATGGCGGCGGACGCATTTACTTTGTGGAAGACGGTCTTCATCAGCCCCTCGCCGCGTCCACTGCAGCGAGCAGCCAGACCACCGGCGCGCTGGACCGCTCCCGCACCTTCAACCTCTCCAGCCTGCCCGGGTCCAACCGGAGCATTTACCTGGATTTTGACGGCCACAGCATCACTGGCGAGGAGTGGAACAACGGCGCCCGCATCAACGCAGGGCCCTGGGACATCGATGGTCGCCCCGGCCAGTTCAGCGATCAGGAACATCGCATCATCCAGGCCGTCTGGCAGCGGGTGGCTGAAGATTTCGCGCCTTTTGATGTCAATGTCACCACGCGTGAGCCTGTGGAGTCAGACCTGATCCGCGACAGCCGAAATGATGGACGATTCGGCATGCGCGTGGTCATCACGCCCAACACCTTCTACGACTGTGATTGCGGGGGTGTGGCCTATCTGAGCGTGTTCGATTATTTCGGGTCAAACCCCGGCCGCTACCAGCCTGCTTGGGTGTTCAACAGTTCGGAAGAAACCATTGCCGAAGCGGTCTCGCATGAGGCGGGACACACGCTGGGTCTGCGTCACGACGGTGTGGATTCAGACCCCTATTACCGGGGACACGGTTCGGGTGCGACCAGCTGGGCACCGATCATGGGCATTAGCTACGGACAGGCGGTCACCCAATGGAGCCGAGGCGAGTACGCGGGCGCCAACAACACCCAGGATGACATCGCCACCATGCCTGACAATGGCGCAGCCCTGCGTCTGGACGATGCAGGCGATGGTCCGAACACGGCAAACCGGCTTCAGGTCCGACTGTCAGGCGGCACCCAGCGCGTAGAGCATACCGGCACCATCACCCGCGACGAAGACACGGACTGGCTGATGTTCGTGGCCGGCGCCGGCCCCGCCGGCTTTACGATCGAACCCGGTCCGATTCGTCCCAACCTTGATGTCCGTCTGCAGTTAATCGACAGCGACGGCGTCATGCTGGCCGATGCCAGCCCACGCGATCGGCTGGGCGCATCGCTGGCGGTCGAACTGGGTGGCGGCACTTATTATTTGGTGGTTGATGGCGTCGGCACGGGTAACCCCACCGTGGCCTACTCCGACTACGGCAGCATCGGCGCCTACCGGATCACCGGCAGCTATCCCGACACCGATGCGCAGCCCCCGGTGGCCCGCTTTACCACCAGCCCCGAGCAAGGCGGTACACCACAATGGGTCAGCACGGATGCCAGCGACTCGCAGGACCCGGACGGCCGGATCGTCGACTATCGCTGGGACTTCGGCGACGGTCGCATCGCGGAAGGCCCGCAGGCCTATTGCACGTACTCGCAGCCCGGCACCTACATGATCAGCCTGACCGTGCGCGATAACGATGGACTGGGCGATGCCCTGCGAAAAGCCGTCACGATCACCGCGACGCCATCCGTGTCCACCGTGGGCGCGCCGGTGACCGCCGCCACCGAAGGCGACCCTCTGAACCAATGCATGCCCGGGGAGCAATCCGAGCAATCGGGTAACACAAACGGACGCACCAACTCCACGCCGCAGGGCAATCAGGACGACCCTGTGGCCAGCGATGATGACCCGGCGGTCGCACCGGACGCTCCGTCCTCAGCCGGCAGCGGGGCCGTCGCACCCTGGACGTTGTTGCTGCTGCTCATGCTGACGGCAGGCCGATACCACAGCCGATTTCACGCCGCCTTCAGATTTCTCCCGATCGGCTGA
- a CDS encoding helix-turn-helix domain-containing protein → MSSSYHHLSPEERATIMIQHGQGATLSSIARLL, encoded by the coding sequence ATGTCATCCAGCTACCATCACCTGAGTCCAGAAGAGCGTGCGACCATCATGATTCAGCACGGCCAGGGCGCCACGCTTAGTTCGATCGCACGCCTGTTAG
- a CDS encoding type II toxin-antitoxin system CcdA family antitoxin, whose protein sequence is MRAAETTKSVRKPTNLSLDSALLKEAKSLGINVSRSAEAGIAEAVKRHKRQKWLKENAGALASSNAYVDANGLPLAQHRRF, encoded by the coding sequence ATGCGGGCTGCAGAAACGACTAAATCCGTTCGTAAGCCTACGAACCTTTCCTTGGATAGCGCCTTGCTGAAAGAGGCGAAATCACTCGGAATCAACGTGTCCCGATCTGCCGAGGCGGGAATCGCTGAGGCAGTGAAGCGACACAAACGGCAGAAGTGGCTGAAGGAAAACGCCGGAGCTTTGGCTAGTTCAAACGCATACGTCGACGCAAACGGCCTACCGTTGGCTCAGCATCGTCGGTTCTGA